In Comamonas sp. lk, the following proteins share a genomic window:
- a CDS encoding methyl-accepting chemotaxis protein encodes MNWKISDWRVGTKLGVSFLVMVVFSAILGLVAWTQLSRIHATGTVVSEVMLPSIYNAASMRSDYNRLRRHEAGISTARTLQEVEGFEAQIQQRLKTIAEQEKVLDGLIDGQQLRAAFDNYLGYKAEYLKLHQRMLSIARDGDFNTVESQAAMADEMGLFFAGEFENAFSKLAESTGKFMQLQLDAAAAAQEDEKASYALARYWLLGTLVLVIAVAGAVGVAMTRAVTRPVERAVQVAQDVAAGRLQRPVLNQRRDELGLLLNALEDMRRQLASVVQEVRSNAHGVALASREIAQGNADLSSRTESQASALEETAASMEQLGSTVRLNADNAQTANQMAQTASDVAARGGSVVAQVVDTMKGINQSSRQIADIISVIDSIAFQTNILALNAAVEAARAGEQGRGFAVVAGEVRTLAQRSAEAAKEIKGLISASVDRVDQGTQLVDKAGETMAEIVSAIGRVASIMGEISLASREQSQGVAQVGEAITQMDQNTQQNAALVEQSAAAADSLQRQAQAMVASVAIFEVEQGTGKAVPAMAPVAVVAPQRASRPAQVLAPASALNSSAASGRGKVAPKTAAASAAEDEQWEQF; translated from the coding sequence ATGAACTGGAAGATTTCGGATTGGCGGGTAGGCACCAAGCTGGGCGTCAGCTTTCTTGTCATGGTGGTGTTCTCGGCCATCCTGGGCTTGGTGGCCTGGACGCAGCTCAGCCGGATTCATGCTACGGGGACGGTGGTCTCCGAGGTGATGCTGCCCAGCATTTACAACGCTGCCTCCATGCGATCCGACTACAACCGCCTGCGCCGCCATGAGGCCGGCATCTCCACGGCCCGCACCTTGCAGGAGGTGGAAGGCTTTGAAGCGCAGATTCAGCAGCGGCTGAAGACGATCGCCGAGCAGGAAAAAGTGCTGGACGGCCTGATCGACGGTCAGCAACTGCGTGCCGCCTTCGACAACTACCTGGGCTACAAGGCCGAATACCTGAAGCTGCACCAGCGCATGCTGTCCATTGCACGCGATGGCGACTTCAACACCGTGGAGTCGCAGGCCGCCATGGCCGACGAAATGGGGCTGTTCTTTGCCGGAGAGTTTGAAAACGCCTTCAGCAAGCTGGCCGAGAGCACAGGCAAGTTCATGCAGTTGCAGCTCGATGCAGCAGCTGCGGCCCAGGAGGATGAAAAAGCCAGCTATGCATTGGCGCGCTACTGGCTGCTGGGCACGCTGGTGCTGGTGATTGCCGTGGCTGGCGCTGTGGGTGTGGCCATGACGCGGGCAGTGACCAGGCCTGTAGAGCGTGCCGTGCAGGTAGCGCAGGACGTGGCGGCCGGCCGTTTGCAGCGCCCGGTGCTCAACCAGCGCCGCGATGAATTGGGCCTGTTGCTCAATGCGCTGGAGGATATGCGCCGTCAACTGGCCTCGGTGGTGCAGGAAGTTCGCAGCAATGCCCATGGCGTGGCCCTGGCCTCGCGCGAAATTGCCCAGGGCAATGCCGATCTGTCTTCACGTACCGAAAGCCAGGCCAGCGCGCTGGAGGAGACGGCCGCATCCATGGAGCAGCTGGGCTCTACCGTGCGACTGAACGCCGACAACGCCCAGACCGCCAATCAGATGGCACAGACCGCGTCGGATGTGGCGGCCAGGGGCGGCTCCGTGGTGGCCCAGGTGGTCGATACCATGAAGGGCATCAACCAGAGCAGCCGCCAGATTGCCGACATCATCTCCGTCATCGACTCCATTGCCTTCCAGACCAATATCCTGGCGCTGAATGCCGCAGTGGAAGCGGCCCGTGCCGGTGAGCAAGGCCGTGGCTTTGCCGTGGTGGCCGGCGAGGTGCGCACGCTGGCCCAGCGCAGCGCGGAAGCGGCCAAGGAAATCAAGGGCTTGATCAGCGCCAGCGTGGATAGAGTGGACCAAGGCACGCAGCTGGTGGACAAGGCTGGAGAGACCATGGCCGAGATCGTGAGCGCGATTGGCCGTGTGGCCTCCATCATGGGTGAGATCAGCTTGGCCAGCCGCGAGCAAAGCCAGGGTGTGGCCCAGGTGGGTGAGGCCATCACACAAATGGACCAGAACACCCAGCAAAATGCGGCCCTGGTGGAGCAAAGCGCGGCGGCAGCCGATTCGCTGCAACGTCAGGCCCAGGCCATGGTGGCGTCGGTCGCCATCTTCGAAGTGGAGCAGGGCACGGGCAAGGCCGTGCCGGCAATGGCCCCTGTGGCCGTGGTCGCACCCCAACGTGCATCGCGGCCGGCACAGGTGCTTGCACCGGCGAGCGCGTTGAACTCTTCTGCCGCATCGGGCCGCGGGAAAGTGGCGCCCAAGACGGCGGCAGCCAGCGCCGCAGAAGATGAGCAATGGGAGCAGTTTTAA
- a CDS encoding Mpo1-like protein, which produces MKTLVDQLSKYADYHRDPRNILTHYVGVPMIMLAVVILLARLGWGRVAGFPITLALLAAVVAAVYYWRLDRRYGMTMGLVLAAMLALAVPIAGQSTALWLAWGLGLFALGWVIQFVGHFYEGRKPAFMDDIMGLIIGPLFVAAELGFAMGLRKEVQAAVEQRSGPVRRRSLAGA; this is translated from the coding sequence ATGAAAACCCTAGTCGATCAGCTGTCCAAGTATGCCGATTACCACCGCGACCCGCGCAACATACTGACGCATTACGTCGGTGTGCCCATGATCATGTTGGCCGTGGTCATCCTGCTGGCGCGCCTGGGATGGGGCCGTGTGGCGGGCTTTCCCATCACTCTGGCCTTGTTGGCGGCGGTGGTGGCGGCCGTGTATTACTGGCGACTGGATAGGCGTTATGGCATGACCATGGGTCTGGTGCTGGCCGCCATGCTGGCGCTGGCCGTGCCGATTGCCGGGCAGAGCACCGCGCTATGGCTGGCCTGGGGTCTGGGTCTGTTTGCCCTGGGCTGGGTGATCCAGTTCGTGGGTCATTTCTACGAAGGCCGCAAGCCCGCTTTCATGGACGACATCATGGGGCTGATCATCGGCCCGCTGTTTGTAGCGGCAGAGCTTGGCTTTGCCATGGGCTTGCGCAAGGAGGTGCAGGCCGCCGTGGAGCAGCGCAGCGGCCCCGTTCGCCGTCGCAGCCTGGCTGGTGCCTGA
- a CDS encoding molybdopterin-binding protein, which translates to MTAIFQPAASSLSQSLTTEQVLQQLASLLEPLGAVAEVETLPLIEALDRVLAADVLCPVNVPPHDNSAMDGYAFHSSALQAQTVQLRVVGTALAGAPWTNPVKPGECVKIMTGAVMPAGLDTVIAHELASVAADARDDDHIRFDAASVCAGANLRLCGEDLQRGAVALAAGQRLKPAALGLLASLGLAQVSVRRRLRVAYFSTGDEILNPGAAPREGAIYDSNRFSLQGLLRRLGVQVLDLGVVPDEPMALEEKLREAAALADVVLTSGGISAGEADHTRAMLQRLGPVQFWRVDMRPGRPLAVGLLRPAAHASLAEAFGEKSAFSPIKEIADSSQNKSNSFAAKRPAVLLGLPGNPVAAMVSFLMFVRPALLSLMGCSDGDVPVMQALSAEKLRKRPGRTEYLRGVVALNALGQATVRSTGPQGSGVLSSMVAANCLMVLEHERSDVQPGEAVSILLLDGLI; encoded by the coding sequence ATGACTGCCATCTTCCAACCTGCCGCCTCCTCTTTGTCCCAAAGCCTCACCACGGAGCAGGTGCTGCAACAGCTGGCCTCCCTGCTCGAGCCCCTGGGCGCCGTGGCCGAGGTCGAAACCCTGCCCCTGATCGAAGCCCTGGACCGGGTGCTGGCCGCCGATGTGCTGTGCCCGGTCAACGTGCCGCCGCATGACAACAGCGCCATGGACGGCTATGCCTTCCACAGCTCGGCCCTGCAAGCACAGACTGTGCAGCTGCGCGTGGTGGGCACGGCGCTGGCAGGCGCACCGTGGACCAACCCGGTAAAGCCCGGCGAATGCGTGAAGATCATGACTGGCGCCGTCATGCCCGCCGGGCTGGATACCGTCATTGCCCATGAACTGGCCAGCGTCGCAGCAGATGCCCGCGATGACGATCACATCCGCTTTGATGCGGCCAGCGTGTGCGCCGGTGCCAATCTGCGCCTGTGCGGCGAAGACCTGCAGCGCGGCGCTGTGGCACTGGCTGCGGGCCAGCGCCTCAAGCCTGCGGCCCTGGGCCTGCTGGCCAGCCTGGGCCTGGCCCAGGTCAGCGTGCGCCGACGCCTGCGCGTGGCCTACTTTTCCACCGGCGATGAAATCCTCAACCCCGGCGCAGCGCCGCGCGAAGGCGCAATCTACGACAGCAACCGCTTCAGCCTGCAAGGACTGCTGCGCCGCCTGGGCGTCCAGGTGCTGGACCTGGGCGTGGTGCCCGACGAGCCCATGGCACTGGAAGAAAAGCTGCGCGAAGCCGCGGCCCTGGCCGATGTGGTGCTGACCAGTGGCGGCATCAGCGCAGGCGAGGCCGACCACACCCGCGCCATGCTGCAGCGCCTGGGGCCGGTGCAGTTCTGGCGCGTGGACATGCGCCCCGGTCGCCCCTTGGCCGTGGGCCTGCTGCGCCCGGCAGCCCATGCCTCGCTGGCAGAGGCTTTTGGAGAGAAATCGGCCTTCAGCCCAATCAAGGAAATCGCTGACAGCTCTCAAAACAAGAGCAACAGCTTTGCCGCCAAACGCCCGGCCGTGCTGCTGGGCCTGCCCGGCAATCCCGTGGCGGCCATGGTCAGCTTTCTGATGTTTGTACGCCCGGCCCTGCTCAGCCTCATGGGCTGCAGCGATGGCGACGTACCCGTGATGCAAGCGCTCAGCGCCGAGAAACTTCGCAAGCGCCCGGGCCGTACCGAATATCTGCGCGGCGTGGTGGCGCTCAACGCCCTTGGCCAGGCCACCGTGCGCAGCACCGGCCCCCAGGGCTCGGGCGTGCTCAGCTCCATGGTGGCAGCCAACTGCCTGATGGTGCTCGAGCATGAACGCTCAGACGTACAACCGGGCGAAGCCGTGTCCATACTCCTTCTGGACGGCCTGATCTGA
- a CDS encoding Crp/Fnr family transcriptional regulator, giving the protein MPESTPAHPPLASGSRRAASSVVQSDLWAILQAGRWFSALPPALAEQLRALAKPRLLAAGEWLFRRGDAPCGLYAVARGALTIAGTAAMGEQTRTALLTLVEPPMWLGEIALFDQAPRSHDAYAATHCTLLHIAHQPLRQWLEANPQYWRDMALLLTDKLRNCLIALEEQTVLPAPQRLAHRLVQMAQSYDQWNDSLRTRRELAVSQEQLARMLGLSRQTANQVLQELQQAGLLQLRRGKLEVLDLNGLKTAACYGLPASGQASS; this is encoded by the coding sequence ATGCCTGAATCCACGCCAGCCCATCCACCTCTCGCCTCCGGCAGCCGACGCGCCGCCAGCTCCGTGGTGCAAAGCGATCTCTGGGCCATTCTTCAGGCCGGGCGCTGGTTCAGCGCGCTGCCGCCCGCTCTGGCCGAACAGCTGCGCGCCCTGGCCAAGCCACGTCTGCTGGCCGCTGGTGAATGGCTGTTTCGCCGGGGCGATGCACCCTGCGGTCTGTATGCCGTGGCGCGCGGCGCGCTCACCATCGCGGGTACGGCGGCCATGGGCGAGCAAACCCGCACCGCCTTGCTGACTCTGGTGGAGCCGCCCATGTGGCTGGGCGAGATTGCGCTGTTTGACCAGGCCCCGCGCTCCCACGACGCCTATGCCGCCACGCATTGCACGCTGCTGCACATAGCGCATCAGCCCTTGCGCCAGTGGCTGGAAGCCAATCCGCAGTACTGGCGCGACATGGCTTTGCTGCTGACCGACAAGCTGCGCAACTGCCTGATTGCCCTGGAAGAACAGACCGTGCTGCCCGCCCCGCAGCGCCTGGCCCACCGCCTGGTGCAAATGGCGCAAAGCTATGACCAGTGGAATGACAGCCTGCGTACCCGCCGCGAACTGGCCGTATCGCAAGAGCAGCTGGCGCGCATGCTCGGCCTCTCGCGCCAGACGGCCAACCAGGTGCTGCAGGAGCTGCAGCAGGCCGGCCTCCTGCAGCTGCGCCGGGGCAAGCTGGAGGTACTGGATTTGAACGGCCTCAAGACAGCTGCCTGCTACGGGCTGCCGGCAAGCGGCCAGGCCTCGAGCTGA
- a CDS encoding methyl-accepting chemotaxis protein, with product MKSIKISTRILGAFGILVVLLLAVVATALLQFKTMRDNAEVITRTVLPSVEIINAMNTELERSRLVELRHVIGSDPAYLSEVESQYSQLQQRMTDDKKNYEPLIISQQERDYYDQFIRERELYAQVNKQLFALSRAGEQDKAKELLEGQSLKLFNDSSATLQKLVRYNSDVARQESQASVTVYKRAVILLIAAALVAVLVAVVAGLMLVRSIRVPLDQAVKAADRVANGDLSGMIHVERHDETGQLLNALERMQTSLVQTVRSVRQNAEGVASASAQIASGNADLSSRTEEQASALEETAASMEQLGTTVSQNADNARAANQLAVNASQVAAQGGAVVAQVVDTMKGINNSSHQIADIISVIDSIAFQTNILALNAAVEAARAGEQGRGFAVVAGEVRTLAQRSAEAAKAIKGLISTSVERVEQGTQLVDKAGTTMAEIVSAIRRVTDIMGEISAASSEQSQGVAQVGEAVTQMDQSTQQNAALVEESAAAAGALRKQAQDLVQAVAVFQLPASAMQDSAAAAATRQYGHASTSSARGTRSLLQAAAAAPALSVRSGADAAARKASKPAADGEWEAF from the coding sequence ATGAAAAGCATCAAGATATCGACCCGTATTCTGGGTGCCTTTGGCATATTGGTCGTGCTGCTGCTGGCCGTGGTGGCTACAGCTTTGCTGCAGTTCAAGACCATGCGTGACAATGCCGAGGTCATTACGCGCACCGTGTTGCCCAGCGTGGAAATCATCAACGCCATGAATACCGAATTGGAGCGGTCGCGGCTGGTGGAATTGCGTCATGTGATCGGTAGCGATCCGGCCTACTTGTCCGAAGTGGAATCACAGTATTCCCAGTTGCAGCAGCGCATGACTGACGACAAGAAAAACTATGAGCCGCTGATCATCTCGCAGCAAGAGCGCGATTATTACGACCAGTTCATTCGCGAGCGCGAACTCTATGCGCAGGTGAACAAGCAGCTTTTTGCGCTCTCGCGAGCAGGCGAGCAGGACAAGGCCAAGGAGCTTCTGGAAGGGCAGTCGCTCAAGCTCTTCAATGATTCCTCGGCCACGCTGCAAAAGCTGGTCAGATACAACAGCGATGTAGCCCGGCAGGAAAGTCAGGCTTCGGTCACGGTGTACAAGCGCGCCGTGATACTGTTGATCGCGGCGGCGCTGGTGGCCGTGCTGGTGGCCGTGGTTGCAGGACTGATGCTGGTGCGCTCCATTCGCGTGCCGCTGGATCAGGCCGTCAAGGCGGCTGACCGCGTGGCCAATGGCGATCTGAGCGGCATGATCCATGTTGAGCGTCACGATGAAACCGGGCAATTGCTCAATGCGCTGGAGCGCATGCAGACCAGCCTGGTGCAGACCGTGCGCAGCGTGCGCCAGAACGCCGAAGGCGTGGCCTCGGCCAGCGCGCAGATTGCCTCGGGCAATGCCGATCTCTCCAGCCGCACCGAAGAGCAAGCTTCGGCGTTGGAAGAGACAGCGGCCTCCATGGAGCAACTGGGCACGACGGTCAGCCAGAATGCCGACAATGCGCGGGCCGCCAATCAGCTGGCGGTCAACGCCTCCCAGGTCGCAGCTCAGGGCGGTGCCGTGGTAGCTCAGGTGGTGGACACCATGAAGGGCATCAACAACAGCAGCCACCAGATTGCCGACATCATTTCCGTCATCGACTCGATTGCTTTCCAGACCAATATTCTGGCTTTGAATGCTGCTGTGGAAGCCGCCCGCGCGGGCGAGCAAGGCCGTGGCTTTGCCGTGGTCGCTGGCGAGGTGCGCACGCTGGCCCAGCGCAGTGCGGAAGCGGCCAAGGCCATCAAGGGCTTGATCTCCACCAGTGTGGAGCGGGTGGAGCAGGGCACGCAGCTGGTGGACAAAGCCGGCACCACCATGGCTGAAATCGTTTCGGCGATTCGCCGCGTGACGGACATCATGGGCGAGATCAGCGCTGCCAGCAGTGAGCAAAGCCAGGGTGTAGCCCAGGTGGGTGAAGCCGTGACGCAGATGGATCAAAGCACACAGCAAAATGCGGCTCTGGTGGAGGAGAGTGCCGCCGCCGCCGGTGCCTTGCGCAAGCAGGCACAAGATCTGGTGCAGGCCGTGGCCGTGTTTCAGCTACCCGCCAGCGCCATGCAAGACAGCGCGGCGGCCGCGGCTACGCGCCAGTATGGGCATGCCAGCACCTCTTCCGCGCGCGGCACGCGCTCCCTGCTCCAGGCCGCTGCGGCCGCACCTGCCTTGTCGGTTCGCTCCGGAGCGGATGCGGCGGCTCGCAAAGCTTCCAAACCGGCAGCCGATGGTGAGTGGGAAGCTTTTTGA
- a CDS encoding DUF2889 domain-containing protein, producing the protein MPLIHPPANRKLVNMRDVRFRCYAREDDLWDVEAELIDLKTYDITLHGKRHVPAGTPIHHMWIRLTVNSSLVVQAVEAAMDDHPLAHCPEATRAMQRMVGCSMTRGWRKAINENLGGVEGCTHMRELIFNMATPAFHSVLNQFSTGDDGLPPRHLGQCHGWDFNGPGVAEHYPEFAGWQPLVKLDKAEAKN; encoded by the coding sequence ATGCCCCTGATCCATCCCCCTGCCAACCGCAAGCTTGTCAACATGCGCGACGTACGCTTTCGCTGCTACGCACGCGAAGACGATCTATGGGACGTGGAAGCCGAGCTGATCGATCTGAAAACCTACGACATCACCCTGCACGGCAAGCGCCATGTGCCTGCGGGCACGCCGATCCACCATATGTGGATACGGTTGACGGTGAACTCCAGCCTGGTGGTGCAGGCCGTGGAGGCGGCCATGGACGACCACCCACTGGCCCACTGCCCCGAAGCCACACGCGCCATGCAGCGCATGGTGGGCTGCAGCATGACCCGCGGCTGGCGCAAGGCCATCAATGAAAACCTGGGCGGCGTCGAAGGCTGCACCCATATGCGCGAGCTGATCTTCAACATGGCCACGCCCGCATTTCACTCCGTGCTCAACCAGTTCTCCACCGGCGACGACGGCCTGCCGCCACGCCATCTGGGCCAGTGCCATGGCTGGGACTTCAACGGCCCCGGCGTGGCCGAGCATTACCCCGAGTTTGCCGGCTGGCAACCGCTGGTCAAACTGGACAAGGCAGAAGCCAAAAACTGA
- the moaA gene encoding GTP 3',8-cyclase MoaA, which produces MAERVIPLVDERAATRTAFAPSVLTAPTGLLQDHWGRPLHDLRISVTDRCNFRCRYCMPKEVFDKDYAYLPHSSLLSFEEITRLARVFAAHGVRKIRLTGGEPLLRKNLETLIAQLAKLRTFDGQPLELTLTTNATLLARKAQALKDAGLNRVTVSLDGLDDEVFRRMNDVDFPVSDVLHGIETAQAVGLSNIKVNMVVKRGSNDDQILPMARHFRGTGVTLRFIEYMDVGATNGWCMDEVLPSAQVLERLQAELPLVPLAPSVRGETAERWGYANAQGLHDPALGEVGFISSVTHAFCGDCNRARLSTEGKLYLCLFASQGWDLRTLLRSSASDEELAAAIAPIWQQRDDRYSQLRSEMPADAPAPATGGRRIEMSYIGG; this is translated from the coding sequence ATGGCTGAACGTGTGATTCCTCTGGTCGATGAACGTGCTGCAACACGCACGGCCTTCGCCCCCTCCGTCCTGACAGCGCCCACCGGCCTGCTGCAAGACCATTGGGGGCGGCCGCTGCATGACTTGCGCATCAGCGTGACCGACCGCTGCAACTTCCGCTGCAGATACTGCATGCCCAAGGAAGTTTTCGACAAAGACTATGCCTACCTGCCTCACAGCTCGCTGCTGAGCTTTGAGGAAATCACCCGCCTGGCCCGCGTGTTTGCCGCACATGGGGTACGCAAGATTCGTCTGACCGGCGGCGAGCCGCTGCTGCGCAAAAACCTCGAAACCCTGATCGCCCAGCTGGCCAAGCTACGCACCTTTGACGGCCAGCCGCTGGAGCTGACGCTGACCACCAATGCCACGCTGCTGGCGCGCAAGGCTCAGGCCTTGAAGGATGCGGGCCTGAACCGCGTCACTGTCAGCCTGGACGGCCTGGACGACGAGGTGTTTCGCCGCATGAATGATGTGGACTTTCCCGTCTCTGACGTGCTGCACGGCATAGAGACGGCGCAGGCCGTGGGCCTGTCCAACATCAAGGTGAACATGGTGGTCAAGCGCGGCAGCAATGACGACCAGATCCTGCCCATGGCCCGCCACTTTCGCGGCACGGGCGTGACGCTGCGTTTTATCGAATACATGGACGTGGGCGCTACCAACGGCTGGTGCATGGATGAAGTCCTGCCCTCGGCCCAGGTGCTGGAACGTCTGCAGGCCGAACTGCCCCTGGTACCGCTGGCACCCAGCGTGCGCGGCGAAACCGCCGAGCGCTGGGGCTATGCCAATGCCCAGGGCCTGCACGATCCGGCGCTGGGCGAAGTCGGCTTCATCAGCAGCGTGACCCATGCGTTTTGCGGCGACTGCAACCGCGCCCGCCTCTCCACCGAAGGCAAGCTCTACCTATGCCTGTTTGCCAGCCAAGGCTGGGACTTGCGCACTCTGTTGCGCAGCAGCGCCAGCGATGAGGAGCTGGCTGCGGCCATCGCCCCTATCTGGCAGCAGCGCGACGACCGCTACTCACAGCTGCGCAGCGAAATGCCCGCCGACGCCCCGGCCCCCGCCACCGGCGGCCGCCGCATCGAGATGAGTTATATCGGCGGCTGA
- the rnhA gene encoding ribonuclease HI has translation MNQVVIYTDGACKGNPGPGGWGVVLQAGTAVKELFGGELDTTNNRMELQAVIEALKALKRPCDVVLYLDSQYVRKGITEWIHGWKAKGWRTASKEPVKNAEQWQQLDALVSGAGHRIDWRWVKGHAGDPGNERADALANKGVDKALGRL, from the coding sequence TTGAATCAAGTAGTGATCTATACCGACGGCGCCTGCAAAGGCAATCCCGGCCCTGGCGGCTGGGGCGTGGTATTGCAGGCCGGTACGGCCGTAAAAGAATTGTTCGGCGGAGAGCTCGATACCACCAACAACCGCATGGAGCTGCAGGCGGTGATCGAGGCGCTGAAAGCATTGAAGCGCCCCTGCGATGTGGTGCTCTACCTGGACAGCCAGTACGTGCGCAAAGGCATTACCGAGTGGATTCATGGCTGGAAGGCCAAGGGCTGGCGCACGGCCAGCAAGGAGCCGGTGAAAAATGCCGAGCAGTGGCAGCAGCTGGATGCCCTGGTCAGCGGTGCCGGTCACCGCATCGACTGGCGCTGGGTCAAGGGCCATGCGGGCGACCCCGGCAATGAACGCGCCGATGCGCTGGCCAACAAGGGCGTGGACAAGGCGCTGGGGCGTCTTTAA
- a CDS encoding class I SAM-dependent methyltransferase — protein sequence MHHWTDTALGHYLLDWEQQRCDEAVADIFGYHAVQLGMPALQGLRANRMPQRWLALDKVGESAAAQAANVAQATDESASKHVPPALVADATALPFSEASLDLVLMPHTLETSHDPHAALREAARVLVPEGRLVVCGLNTLSLLGLQRRVERSAAHLPDLSLGLGYWRLRDWLQLLGFEIEAVQFGCYRPATQNARWLARWQFMEKLGHRCWPAFGGVYCIVAVKRVQGMRLISPSWRSKSAPSGVQMPVANKRPGDAAWCSDEFPP from the coding sequence ATGCATCACTGGACAGATACTGCCTTGGGGCACTACCTCCTGGATTGGGAGCAGCAGCGCTGTGACGAAGCGGTGGCCGATATCTTCGGCTATCACGCCGTTCAGCTGGGCATGCCTGCCTTGCAGGGCTTGCGGGCTAACCGCATGCCCCAGCGCTGGCTGGCGCTGGATAAGGTCGGGGAGTCTGCAGCGGCGCAAGCTGCCAATGTAGCGCAAGCGACCGATGAGTCTGCATCAAAACATGTCCCGCCGGCTCTGGTCGCGGATGCGACAGCGCTGCCGTTTTCCGAGGCCAGCCTGGATCTGGTGCTGATGCCGCATACGCTGGAGACGTCGCACGATCCGCATGCTGCCCTGCGCGAGGCTGCCCGGGTGCTGGTGCCCGAGGGGCGGCTGGTGGTCTGCGGTCTCAATACCTTGAGCCTTCTGGGGCTGCAGCGGCGCGTGGAGCGCAGCGCGGCGCATTTGCCCGATCTGAGTCTGGGCCTGGGTTACTGGCGCTTGCGCGATTGGTTGCAATTACTGGGCTTCGAGATCGAAGCCGTGCAATTTGGCTGTTATCGTCCAGCCACACAAAACGCGCGCTGGCTGGCGCGCTGGCAATTCATGGAAAAACTGGGCCATCGCTGCTGGCCGGCCTTCGGTGGGGTGTATTGCATTGTGGCCGTCAAGCGGGTGCAGGGCATGCGCTTGATCAGCCCCTCATGGCGCAGCAAGAGTGCGCCCTCGGGCGTGCAGATGCCCGTGGCCAACAAACGGCCCGGCGATGCGGCCTGGTGCAGCGATGAGTTCCCTCCATAA
- a CDS encoding thioredoxin family protein encodes MPYQATHEATEPSRQAMDALQGATLLEFGTPWCGHCQRAQALIEAALAPLPALPHIKVEDGPGRPLGRSYKVKLWPTLVFLRDGQEVARLVRPADAQAITDALKQIGS; translated from the coding sequence ATGCCGTACCAAGCCACCCACGAGGCCACAGAACCCAGCCGACAAGCCATGGACGCGCTGCAAGGTGCAACACTGCTGGAGTTTGGTACGCCGTGGTGCGGGCACTGCCAAAGAGCCCAAGCCCTGATTGAAGCCGCGTTGGCACCCTTGCCCGCGCTGCCGCATATCAAGGTGGAAGACGGCCCCGGCCGCCCCCTGGGCCGCAGCTACAAGGTCAAGCTCTGGCCGACCCTGGTTTTTCTGCGTGACGGCCAGGAAGTGGCGCGCCTGGTGCGCCCCGCTGATGCGCAGGCCATCACCGACGCGTTGAAGCAGATCGGCAGCTAA
- the ppa gene encoding inorganic diphosphatase, with amino-acid sequence MSLNNVTPGSKAPEVFNVVIEISANSAPVKYEVDKETGCVFVDRFLGTAMHYPVNYGYVPQTLSGDGDPVDVLVMTPFPLPSGVVVPCRALGILQMEDESGVDGKVLAVPTQKLLPAYDKINTLGDIHDLVLQQISHFFEHYKDLEKGKWVKVLGWKGLDVAHKEITDGIANYKG; translated from the coding sequence ATGTCTCTGAACAATGTGACCCCCGGCTCCAAGGCACCTGAAGTCTTCAACGTCGTGATCGAAATCTCGGCCAACTCCGCTCCCGTGAAGTACGAAGTGGACAAGGAAACCGGCTGCGTGTTCGTGGATCGTTTCCTGGGCACTGCCATGCATTACCCCGTGAACTACGGCTATGTGCCCCAGACCCTGTCGGGCGACGGCGACCCCGTGGATGTGCTGGTGATGACTCCCTTCCCCCTGCCCAGCGGCGTGGTGGTTCCCTGCCGTGCACTGGGCATTTTGCAGATGGAAGACGAATCCGGCGTGGACGGCAAAGTGCTGGCCGTGCCTACCCAGAAGCTGCTGCCTGCCTACGACAAGATCAACACTCTCGGCGACATCCACGATCTGGTGCTGCAACAGATTTCCCACTTCTTCGAGCACTACAAGGACCTGGAAAAGGGCAAGTGGGTCAAGGTGCTGGGCTGGAAGGGTCTGGATGTGGCGCACAAGGAAATCACCGACGGCATCGCCAACTACAAGGGCTGA